ataaagtgctataggttgtgttcttgtctatgtccgaaatgaggatgagaaaaagtactggagcaagcacagtaccctggggaactgagctcttcacggttgatgggctggattttattttgttgactattacacattgggttctgttggtcaggaaattgtagatccatctgcctatttttccggtaattccttttgaacgcattttatttgCAATAACACcaaggtcacatttatcaaaagcttttgcgaaatctgtgtaaattacatccgcgttatgtttgtcttccatagcatctaatgccatatcatagtggaacagcaactgcgacaggcaagagcgccctgttctgaaaccatgttgtccggggttatggagttgctgtgattccatgtattttgtgattttacttcttagcactctctcaaaattttttatgatgtgcgatgttagcgctatcggtctgtaattttttgcctcagccttatttcctcctttatgaattggtgctatctctgctgtttttagtatatcaggaataacgccagtatctaggctttgtctccacagaatgtggagggcctgcgatagtggttttttacagttctttatgaatatggagttccaagaatccgggcctggtgcagagtgcatataggcatactgtttatggcttcttcaaaatccagtggggatagggtgacgtctgatatatgatttgatgttggtatcgtatccatgaaaaattcatttgggttatcaatctttagtgtgtttaatggctcgctgaaaacagagtcgtactgcgtcctcagtagctcgctcatttctttgttgtcatcggtgaaagttccatctccctttcgcaggggcccgatactagatgtggtttttgatcttgattttgcataggagaaaaaatatttcggatttctttctatttcactgatggccttttgctctctttgcctctcctgggttttgtatgattcttgtagcttccgttcaattgtttctatttctctacctaaccttcttcgccgttcttgagatagggaacAACGGAACACGGAacaactctcaagttgttccgtgattcgttttcttcgcctatatagggaacgacgttcccgttccaatctgcatctcttcctcttttttcttagaggtatgcggtttgaacatatttctagtgctactgagcttattttttccaggcactggttcaggtttgcattttctagctgttcttcccagtttatttctgtgaagtcctggtttatttgctcccagtttatctgtttattattgaagttgaatttgctgaaatctcctccaccgggaatctggactggttttgaaggtctactccccatggttgtcataacttcaattaagttgtgatctgagtaacaggtatttgtaatcattatgttcctgatcaattcatcattattagtgaaaatgaggtccagcgtgttctccttcctagttggttctactatttgctggtttaaggcaaacctgtcgcacatccgtagcaggtcatttgcatgtgcctgttcatttaggctacttcctggtattctttctgatattactatattagccaggtgcttccatttcaggtgccgtaggttgaagtccccaagcaggatgatgttcggagctggatttgtgaggttttccaagcagtgttctattttcattagttggtctttaaactgctgagggtttgcctccggtgacttatatacaaggacaataactacatttaaaatctctattttgattatcagcacttccaccatatcatttgaggtgtttagcagctcagtacagatgagtgtgtctttgatgtagaggctgaccccaccctgaagccggtgtttcctatcacatctgaaaagattgtactctgagatccatatttcaccatcatggtagtcctttgtgtgggtttctgttagggctgcaaacactgcatttgcctcatgaaggagaccatctataaattgaactttgttggttttacgtgtttttataccctggatgttggcaaatataaatgatgttatcgtgttagtggaagtgctggaagccttacttggtgttaatatctgaggctctggtaaggaggccactgtgtttgcgtccagggtgtgtcgttttggaagtgattcgtccagttttaatatgtatattgtttgtaatatgtttgtatatgcataaataaataaaataaataaaaaagaaatCTAGGGACCGAGAATGTGGAATGGtctccccaatcatgtcaaaggctgtacttctctcaaccagtttaagagtaaaattaaGTGCTACTTAATGATCTCTAtgcaacctaccttaccccctaaatgtcaacccatgtcttgcttttGTTAATCAATGCTGTTTGTTCTCCAACTTGTTCAATTAccgatttctgccatgttcccccctttttattttttattcctttttcaacacaatttatactttaatcccaattactattaagttttagtccaagTGGGGGAgttttccccacaccttgcccgaaatgctgtgcgtattagtggcattaggtattgtatgtactagctctgtatataaatccaacattatgtttgtaaatcaagagTGTATGTACTTTTTCTGAATAAAAATGTAttatttattatcattattattattattataaatattccTAACTTTGCAAACCAAAGAAAACGGTGTTGACAGATGAACGCAAGCGATCgacaccatcacaacaacagCCTTTTCCAGCGTCGAACATGGCGGACACCACTGTTCAAGACGCCTACCTTGACGACGagtggacgtctggacacctgctcTAGCTGGAGACCACCGAAACGCGTAATGTGATTTTGACCAAAGGGTCTCGATACTGCCGCCAGGCATTCCTCATCAACGGCCCGGTTTGATACAACAATCTCTTGTTTATAACTGGAAGATGTGATCTTCCAGACGTGAGTTATTAGATGCCCCTAGTCACAAGACGACTGTTGCTGCCATTAAACGGAGATAACCTCCACCTATGAATCATAAGACAAAACCCAGTGACTTGTCTTCGGAAGGCGCTTCAAGTCTCAAGACAACTCTAAGAGTCATCAGTACATAACCCTCACACACAGTGGGGGTCCTGGGGCACAGTGGTACATACAGTTGGTCACAACAGATAGGGAATTAGCCGGCCTAGGGGGACCTCAATAGTCTTTAAAGGATTCCTGTCACGGCCTATGAAAAACCATAAGTGAACCTTAAGACCACGCCCATGTCACAAGACAATTCTAAAGTCATCAGAAGTAGGTAACCTTCTCGCAAATTATTTGACTCATAAAAAGATGTGACAAAACCTCAGGAGTGTCCAGAGCAGCATTTCTCATTTTGCAGAACTCTTAAGGTTCTGCAAGAATATtgttaatgtttatttttttgtttacagATATGAGGGATTTTTTGTAATTAATAAATGTATACTTTTTAGATTTATAAAttgatataataattattatgcaGGGCTTCCCTGAGGCTTGAAAATGACTTCAAAGGTTCTGCTAGAGTAAAAGTGTTCAGAAATGCTGGTCCAGAGTGTGAGAAAAGATTCGGTTGTCTTGGAGATGTGAAGACACCCATGCTAGTGCATATGAGGGATAAACCCTAAGAGTGTCCATAGACTGAGAAAAGATTGTCTACTTAGAACTCTGAAGCACATTATGGTATATACAGGTCAGAAACCTTTCGAATTTGGTAACAGATTCAGTCATCTTGAACATGCAAAAACACACATGGGTATCCATACAAGGGATAAacttcatgaatgtccagagtgtggtaaAAGATTTAATCGTCTTGGACACGTGAAGCAGCATATGGTTGTGCATACAGGgaataaacctcacgagtgtccaataTGTGGGAAAAAATTCAGTCGTCGTGGAGATGTGAAGATACACATACTGGTGCATACAAGAGATAAACCACACGAGtgttcagagtgtgggaaaagattcagtcgccgTGGAGATGTCAAAACCCACATGCTGGTGCATACAAGagataaacctcatgaatgtcctgagTGTGGGCTAAGATTCAGCcatcttggacatatgaagattCACATGATGGTGCACACGGGCCAGAAACCTtttgaatgtgccgagtgtgggagAAGATTCAGAGAACGTAGCCACATAATTAGACATACattagtgcattcagatgataaacctcatgaatgtccagagtgtcgaAAAAGATTTAGGCATCTTAGTAGTATGAGACGTCACATCATATTAATGCATTCAGGTGGTAAACCTGACTTGGCCTAGTGTCCTGTCATTTGCAAAAAAAAGTGTTGCTAATCAAATTAGGCTTGAATGGCACAAGGTGGTGTATATGTTAGATAAAtcgtttgagtatcattcatataAGCAGTTTAGTATTATAACATACATATGAAGACTAACTTTCCCACTAATCCAATATGCAGTTTGGAAACTGACCTTCAGCTTTAAAATACTGTGCTGTATCAGTTGGATGTCCTACAAAGATATTTTTATTTTCTTAGTTTTGTATGAGAACTATTCTTGACTATGAAAGGCAAAGTTCTGCAGTCATATTTTTAATCCTCTGTTCAGAGTTAGATGCACCTTGTAGACCAAGCCAAGGGAAGCTATGATAATAGActcattttgtattttttcaaaaTAAaacaagtttataactttttttttaCTGTCCATTTAGGTCTTGCTaagaaatttatttaaaaataataagagCCTTTGGTTGCTAAGGTAATAACATTTTTTCTTTATAAACATTTTATTATACATTAGGTCAGGGAGTATTAAAAACAGTTTGAAATGTACTCAAGATGAGCCCATTTTATTAATAGGAGCATGCAGGGCATGTAAAGGGGTTGTCATCCACAAActagaaattaaattttttttttcaaacttATCAAAAATGTTCATATATATTTCCTTACATAATTTTCATTGAATTTTCAGTATACTGCATTTGTGATACTTTCAACAGAATTGTCTAATATAAATGATTGgatttatattagtctgactagcatttattttattttaactaAATtaatgcatggggggggggggtcacatctTCACTACACCGGCATTACTTTATCTTCATTACAcagccttcaccactgtaaccatctttactaagcAGCCATTATTGTATCTTCACTACCAATTACAACCATCTTCATTGCACAGCCTTCaccactgtaatcatctttactACGTAGCCATCATTGTATCTTCACTACCAATTACCATCAACACTAACCATACTTAACTAACCATATTTACTACACACTATCTTTTTCACCGTAACTGTCTTAACTACTAACAGCCATCAAcattgtaaccatctatactgtactACAAACAACTCTGCACATGACTGAGACCACCAgtgcaggtgaaaggaaacctaAAGGTAAACTAAATAATGATTGAAAATCCACGAGAAATTtatataatagcactagagatctgctatcaggatgataaactaacgatcataaatgcatatagtccactgccaagcaacacatggacaaaggaggagctagataataaacgagagggtcttataacaatagtGAGAGAAATTATAGCGAGAACTGATAAAGATAGATTGCGAATGTTGGTAATCGGCgatttcaacttgaaatccaaagACTGGGAGGTgtatgaagctagaacagaggatttttggacttgtagattcgtaaacctcatcctggaaacattcatgtttaaacatgttaaacaagctacaaggatgagagaagatgttccctccatgctggatttgatatttatcagaaaagaggaagagatatttgacattcggtACCTTCATTCCCCTTGGGTAAAagggaccatgtctttttgggaataaagaatGTAAtgagttataatctggaagaaaatgaggttgaagaagttgaaaaacctgattttaGGAAAGGTCATTATGGGAAACTCAAACATTTCTTGaaggaatttgactggaaagacttgctgttaggacatgaagtaaataagatgtatgtcaagttttgtgaaatatatgataaaggcacaaacattttttataccaaagcagagatgcagaactaggaaacaggattggtacaacagaaattgcgagagggccagagaccaaaacacacaaaaatagaatcaatatacgaagaggccaaaccccccaaacatatcagcgatgcaaagatgggagaaacaactacacgacagTGAGGAAAGAGGCagcaagaaattttgaaaaaggtattgcggacaaatgtaaaacagaaccaggtctattctataaattcataaacaataaattgcaggtaaaggataatattcagaggttgaaaatgagaAATagcttcacggaaaatgaaaaggaaatgtgtgaaacattaaacgaaaagttacaaagtgtgtttgtacaaaattaaatcttcagggaaccagacaataagaattccagagaacaacttagagcacatagaggtgtgtagagacaaagtgaaaaaatactcaaggagctaagtaagaacaaagcagttggtccagatgaagTTTcatcatgggttctgagagaatgtgcacctgaactcagcattccacttcaactgatttttcaggcatccctgtgtacaggagttgtagctgatgtgtggaaaaaggctaacatagttccagtctacaaaagtggcagcagggaagacccccttaattacagacctgtatcattgacaagtgtaatagtcaaaatattggaaaaaataattaaaactaaatgggtaaaacacctggagaaaactatataatatcagacagacagtatgcttttcgatctggaagatcatgTGTAAcgcatttactcagtttctatgatcgagtcacagagattttacaggaaagagatggttgggttgactgcatctatctggacctaaaatagGCTTTTGACAGTGTTCCACAtaaaaggttgttctggaaactggaacatattggaggggtgacaggtaagcttctaacatggatgaaaaatttcctgatagtaaaatgagggctgtaatcagagactatgtatcggattggaggaatgtcacaagtggaatactacagggttcagttcttgcaccagtaatcttcattgtctacataaacgattgaccagatggaatacagaattatatgaacatgtttgctgataatgctaagATAAAAAGGGaaaataagaaacctagatgattgtcatgcccttaaagaagacctggacaaaataaatatatggagcaccacttgacagtatggaatttaatgtgaataaatgctatgttatgaaatgtggaattggagaacatagacctcacacaacctatgaattatatgagaaatctttaaagaattctgacacagaaagggatctaggggtggttctagatagaaaactgtcacctgaggaccacattaagaacattgtgtgaggagcttatgctacactttctaacttcagaattgcttttaaatacacagatggagaaatactaaagaaattgttcacgacttttgttagaccaaagctggaatatgcagcggttgtatgatgcccatatcttaagaagcacatcaacaaactggaaaaggtgcaaagacatgccactaagtggctcccagaactgaaggacaagagctacgaggagaggttagacattaaatatgcaaaaactacaagatagaagaaaaagaggtgatatgatcactacatacaaaatagtaacaggaatcgataaaattgatgggaagaattcctgagacctggaacttcaagaacaagaggtcatagattgactaacgaaacaaagctgccggagaaatataagaaaattcacttttgtgaatagtggtagatggttggaacaagttgggtgagaaggtggtggaggccaaaaccgtcagtaatttcaaagcgttatatgacaaagagtgctggggagacgggacaccacgagtgtagctctcatcctgaaactacacttaggtaattaccaccactaccagggcATTGCTGGGTTCCCATCTACAACTtttccactccctcaccaccttcccttttcTGCACCACATTTCTTACCCTCCATCACCTttcctcttcttcaccaccttccctcttcttcactaccttccctctccttcacccacTTTCCCTCTCCCTCATTACCTTCCCTCTCCGTTACCTTCTCTACTCTTCACTTTTCaaacaaatacaaaaaaatacaatatttattcaggtaaagtacatacatacaaggtgaaatacaaaagttgatggatttagaaAGATTATTATTTTCCTGTCATTTCTCTAACCATTTTATTTTTCAAAATAAGTAATCCCTATTTCAAATAGGGATTATTTATTTTGCTTTCATTTCTCTAACCATTTTCACTAAACACTGTCTTGATAAACTACATGAGAAAAGTTAAAATATAATCATGTAGAAAATAATGTGCTTGGTGAGTCTTAATGAGGATGGAGTCTGGTATTTAGTGAGAATAGAAATTAGAGTATTATAATTTGCTATTTCATGCaaaaagggagggcatggggcttTACCTTGACCTACCTATAACCACCCCATGACAAAAACCAGCTTACAGTGTTTGATGAGGCTTGCCCCAAAATTCAGACAGCCAGACATTTTCTTTTATAGATATAGAGGCCAATTTGCCTGAATCAGATATCTATATTAACCTAATGTTTCTGTTATATTAGCCTGATATTGGCAGTTTTATTAGTTTGAATTTGGGAATAATATTTACCACCTACTGGCATTTCTTTTAGTCAGGTTTTTGCATATATGTTAACCCATACTCCAGAATTTGTTTTATCCTGGAAACATTTAATTTGTGATACCCAAAGCTAGGCCTATTAGCTGATTTTTATTCGTGTAATTACCGTATTCATAATCTTTTACAAGAATATCTACTTTTGAATGAAAGTGGTGATAATTTTAATGTATAGGTCCAAGTTTAAATGTTCTTATTATACTGGCTATAATTATGTGTTATCGTATATAGAAGCACTGTATACAATATTGTTTTGATTTCTTGTTTAAATTCTTGTTCTTTTGATGACTGTAAATAATGTAATTTTGCTTtatgaatatatttatacacatttACTTATGGCAGATTAATTATTATATACTATATTACTTGACAGTTCTGTCTACGTACAAGGTCACTATAATGGAGCATTTTTggttaatgaataaatatatgtgCTTTATATAACATTGAATATTCATCCGAAGAGAATTCATCCAGTTCTCTCCTAACTCATCCTAAGAGTACTTTATCCAGAAATCTTTGTCATAATTCCAACCATCTGGATTCCCTTCTTGCTTGGTCACTGTATGATCCTGATGGTCCATGTGCTTTGGAACCATTCCTTCATTCTTCCTCTTATTCCAGCTCATTATCCTCATATCCATTTCAAGTGCCATATAGTTATCCTAGCTTAGCATTGTTTCCCTCATAATATCCTTCTTTAATAGTTATTAGGGAAATTTGGGAAGCAACAAAGGGAATTCAAACATTAATGAgaacataattattataatttttcAGAAATTATTTCAAAACAATATCACTAGCTAATGGTCACCAAACCACAAatggttcaacccgtcctcctatttAAATAGTACTTTGTGTATGTGGACCATTGTACATATATTGGCGTAATGGGCaattagtagaatttggtactactgttcactttatagagtctggtgctacatagccttcccggcttggtgccttcttttgataattacttaattacTTTATAAAGTCTGGGAAAAAAATCATAAACTCAAATCTAAATATTCCTAGGTTtagtataacacacacacatatatagtatattaggcctcagatagcatgtattatGCCTAGGATGGTTCTACTTTTTAATTGTAGAATTAGAACTTTATAATTGTCCattatgtcaatatatatatagaatggtCCACATGGTTGCAATAAGTATtgtcaaaacaggaggatgggctgaatggTTATACATTAAATAAATATTACTAGGTAATGATCATCAAATCATCAGTAGTTATATACAATAATTAATATTTCTAGTTTGTAATTAATATTACTAGTTTTACTAAACCATCATTGGTTGTTTTTCTGAATTTACCTCAAGGCTATAGTCTTTTATGGCCTCAATTGAGATAGGAATCCAGTATCTTGTTACAGGCCCTCTATTGGTCTTGAGGATATTTTCCAGCTGATTTCCAGTTCAGTATCTGAAGATTCTCCATGACATCAGCATTATCATGTttggtttgtagtgttgttagtccTCCGACCCTCAACCATTCCTTGTATGTGAATTGGCCCTCGACCATTCCTTGTATGCGAGTTGGCCCTCAAGCATTTCCTTGTATGCGAGTACTGTAGTTCTGGGAGGATTTTTGTTGCtctgtgttgaactttctccaaagcaatTTATTTCTCTTCAATAAATCACTTGATCTGTGAGCCTTTCCCATATCCTCAAAAAAGGCTAGCATAATCCCAGGTCATAAAAGTTGAGATCTCACTGAAATCAGCAACTTTAAATCAATATCAGTCCTACCCCACATTGATCAAAACATTTGGAAACCATACTTTACAAAGGCAAAACCGTACAAAGAgctttacctttttttttttttttttttttttttttttagctcttttttttttatacGTAGCATCTGCCATTATGGTTTCAGTCCTTTAAAAGGAACCAAAGATGTTTAAGGTGCATGCAGCTCTTGACAAAATTGATTGAGTACAAGTCTGTTGA
This portion of the Procambarus clarkii isolate CNS0578487 chromosome 59, FALCON_Pclarkii_2.0, whole genome shotgun sequence genome encodes:
- the LOC123768341 gene encoding zinc finger protein 436-like produces the protein MADTTVQDAYLDDEWTASLRLENDFKGSARVKVFRNAGPECQKPFEFGNRFSHLEHAKTHMGIHTRDKLHECPECGKRFNRLGHVKQHMVVHTGNKPHECPICGKKFSRRGDVKIHILVHTRDKPHECSECGKRFSRRGDVKTHMLVHTRDKPHECPECGLRFSHLGHMKIHMMVHTGQKPFECAECGRRFRERSHIIRHTLVHSDDKPHECPECRKRFRHLSSMRRHIILMHSGGKPDLA